Proteins from a genomic interval of Candidatus Hydrogenedentota bacterium:
- a CDS encoding hydrogenase: protein MSCDSPLPVFNCERVPLDRVPVLPVEDFREEILMHTADGGRIVSLFGAPAPGGGRVRLHAVLGAADTGGFLVLSADVSGDGYPALTPECAQAHWFEREIAEQWGLRPEGHPWLKPLRFHRSRRPGHDAWGRGGEEPPVVGVTDFYRVEGEEVHEVAVGPVHAGIIEPGHFRFQCHGENVMHLEISLGYQHRGVEDALIGGPGRRAIHHMETLAGDTTVGHALAYCQGIEAITGTAAPFRALELRGIALELERLANHTGDLGALSGDVGFLPTASFCGRLRGDYLNMTGLACGSRFGRGWVRPGGVAFDLTPELRREILKRLDAVFRDTRDAVSLLWNTASVMARFEETGRITPDLCAALGLVGVPARACGIRRDARFEYPSGIYQFTGIPTATWASGDVFARAQVRWREMVHSAAFVRERLENLSEGPVLSAAAAPLAADSLTVSVVEGWRGEICHTVLTDGAGRFAAYKVVDPSFHNWAGLAMAMRGQQISDFPLCNKSFNLSYCGADL, encoded by the coding sequence ATGAGCTGTGATTCTCCGCTTCCCGTGTTCAACTGTGAGCGCGTCCCCCTGGACCGCGTGCCCGTGCTGCCGGTGGAGGATTTCCGCGAGGAGATTCTGATGCACACGGCGGACGGCGGGCGGATCGTCAGCCTGTTCGGCGCCCCGGCCCCCGGCGGCGGCAGGGTGCGCCTGCATGCGGTGCTCGGCGCGGCGGACACGGGCGGCTTCCTGGTGCTTTCGGCGGATGTCTCCGGGGACGGCTACCCGGCCCTGACGCCGGAATGCGCCCAGGCGCACTGGTTTGAGCGCGAGATCGCGGAGCAGTGGGGCCTCCGGCCCGAGGGCCATCCCTGGCTCAAGCCGCTCCGCTTCCACCGCTCCCGCCGCCCGGGACACGACGCCTGGGGCCGCGGCGGGGAAGAGCCGCCGGTCGTCGGCGTGACGGACTTCTACCGGGTGGAGGGCGAGGAGGTCCACGAGGTCGCCGTGGGGCCGGTGCATGCAGGCATCATCGAGCCGGGACATTTCCGGTTTCAGTGCCACGGCGAGAATGTGATGCATCTGGAGATTTCGCTGGGATACCAGCACCGCGGCGTCGAGGACGCCCTGATTGGCGGCCCCGGCCGGCGCGCCATCCACCACATGGAGACGCTGGCCGGGGACACGACCGTCGGCCACGCGCTGGCGTACTGCCAGGGCATCGAGGCGATCACGGGAACGGCCGCCCCGTTCCGCGCGCTGGAGCTTCGGGGAATCGCCCTGGAACTGGAGCGCCTGGCGAACCACACGGGCGACCTGGGCGCGCTGTCGGGGGATGTCGGCTTTCTGCCCACGGCCTCTTTCTGCGGACGGCTGCGGGGCGACTACCTGAACATGACCGGACTCGCCTGCGGCAGCCGTTTCGGGCGCGGCTGGGTGCGGCCGGGCGGGGTCGCCTTTGACCTCACGCCGGAGCTCCGCAGGGAGATTCTAAAGCGCCTTGACGCGGTCTTCCGCGACACCCGGGACGCGGTGAGCCTCCTATGGAACACCGCGTCGGTCATGGCCCGCTTCGAGGAGACGGGCCGGATCACCCCCGACCTGTGCGCGGCCCTGGGGCTGGTCGGCGTTCCCGCGCGCGCCTGCGGCATCCGGCGCGACGCGCGGTTTGAATATCCCTCGGGCATCTACCAGTTCACCGGCATCCCCACGGCCACCTGGGCCAGCGGGGACGTCTTCGCGCGGGCCCAGGTCCGGTGGCGCGAGATGGTCCATTCCGCGGCCTTTGTGCGGGAGCGGCTGGAGAACCTTTCGGAGGGCCCGGTGCTCAGCGCGGCCGCCGCCCCCCTGGCGGCCGATTCGCTCACCGTCTCCGTGGTGGAGGGATGGCGCGGGGAAATCTGCCACACCGTCCTCACGGACGGGGCGGGACGGTTCGCCGCATACAAGGTGGTGGACCCCTCGTTCCACAACTGGGCCGGGCTGGCCATGGCGATGCGCGGGCAGCAGATTTCCGACTTCCCCCTGTGCAACAAGAGTTTCAACCTCTCGTACTGCGGGGCGGACCTGTGA
- a CDS encoding PTS transporter subunit EIIA, which yields MQLKIREVAQLLNVSDKTVYRWIKAGTLPAYRIQDQYRVDRTELLEWVTVSKIPVSDEIFSEPRESKQAVSLAEAIEAGGCHYRVEGNDKASVLRGVVECMRLPEGVDQDFLYRVLLSREEVCSTAVGDGIAIPHPRSPLILHIVRPLLALCFLERPVAFGAMDGQPVRALLTLVTPTVRMHLQLLSRLGFALHDAGFKAVISEPGTREAILTEARRVDTALDERARAEQQQE from the coding sequence ATGCAACTCAAGATTCGAGAAGTCGCGCAACTGCTGAATGTTTCCGACAAGACCGTGTACCGGTGGATCAAGGCCGGCACGCTGCCGGCCTACCGCATTCAGGACCAGTACCGCGTGGACCGGACCGAGCTGCTGGAGTGGGTGACGGTCTCCAAGATTCCCGTTTCCGACGAGATTTTCAGCGAGCCGCGGGAGTCCAAACAGGCAGTGTCGCTGGCCGAGGCCATCGAGGCGGGGGGCTGCCATTACCGGGTGGAGGGGAACGACAAGGCGTCGGTGCTCCGGGGGGTGGTGGAGTGCATGCGCCTGCCCGAGGGGGTGGACCAGGATTTTCTGTACCGCGTGCTGCTTTCCCGCGAGGAGGTGTGCTCCACCGCGGTGGGGGACGGCATCGCGATTCCGCATCCGCGCAGCCCGCTGATTCTGCACATTGTGCGCCCGCTGTTGGCGCTGTGCTTTCTGGAGCGGCCGGTGGCCTTCGGGGCGATGGACGGGCAGCCCGTGCGCGCGCTGCTCACCCTGGTCACGCCGACGGTGCGCATGCATTTGCAGCTTCTCTCCCGCCTGGGCTTTGCCCTCCATGACGCGGGGTTCAAGGCGGTCATCTCCGAGCCGGGCACCCGGGAGGCCATTCTGACAGAGGCCCGGCGGGTGGACACCGCGCTCGACGAGCGGGCGCGCGCCGAACAGCAGCAGGAGTGA
- a CDS encoding hydrogenase: MFLSLTNVVLALLAAPLLLGVINRTKAFFAGRRGQPLLQAYYDLAKLLRKDAVYSRTTTWVFRAGPVVGLACALTAAALAPLGGARGLISFPCDLILLAYLFGVMRFFTVVAALDTGSSFEGMGASREVQFSALAEPALLLGLAVVARLTGELSLSGMFAALSPAAYAASGPVLALVGVSFLVVVLAENSRIPVDDPNTHLELTMIHEVMVLDHSGPDFAFILYGAALKLWVLGSLLVNVVLPVRTGSAALDLAAALAGMLCLAVLVGVIESCMARVRLLRVPQLLVGAVVVSGLAFVLLLR, encoded by the coding sequence ATGTTTCTTTCCCTGACAAACGTTGTCCTTGCGCTCCTGGCGGCCCCGCTGCTTCTGGGCGTGATCAACCGGACGAAGGCGTTCTTTGCGGGACGCCGGGGACAGCCGCTGTTGCAGGCGTATTACGACCTGGCGAAGCTGCTGCGCAAGGACGCGGTGTACAGCCGCACGACCACCTGGGTGTTCCGCGCGGGGCCGGTGGTGGGGCTGGCCTGCGCCCTGACCGCGGCGGCCCTCGCGCCGCTGGGGGGCGCGCGCGGGCTGATCTCCTTCCCCTGCGACCTGATTCTCCTGGCCTACCTTTTCGGCGTGATGCGCTTTTTCACCGTGGTGGCGGCGCTGGACACCGGGTCCAGTTTCGAGGGCATGGGGGCCAGCCGCGAGGTGCAGTTTTCCGCGCTGGCGGAGCCCGCGCTCCTGCTGGGGCTCGCGGTGGTCGCGCGGCTCACGGGGGAGCTCTCGCTCTCCGGCATGTTCGCGGCCCTGTCCCCCGCCGCCTATGCGGCGTCGGGGCCCGTGCTGGCGCTGGTGGGCGTCTCCTTCCTCGTGGTGGTGCTCGCCGAGAACTCCCGGATTCCGGTGGACGACCCCAACACGCATCTGGAACTCACCATGATCCACGAGGTCATGGTGCTGGACCACAGCGGCCCGGATTTCGCCTTCATCCTGTACGGCGCGGCGCTCAAGCTCTGGGTGCTGGGCTCGCTGCTGGTCAACGTGGTCCTGCCCGTCCGCACGGGCAGCGCGGCGCTGGACCTGGCCGCCGCGCTGGCGGGCATGCTCTGCCTGGCCGTGCTGGTGGGGGTCATCGAGTCGTGCATGGCGCGGGTGCGCCTGCTGAGGGTTCCCCAGCTTCTCGTGGGGGCCGTTGTGGTGTCCGGACTGGCCTTTGTCCTGCTGCTGAGGTGA
- a CDS encoding ADP-ribosylglycohydrolase family protein, which yields MKHACICAMTLLAAAAASAQCADPGVECRRLPMDEYRGRMQAAWIGQMAGVGWGAPTEFNFNGVIVPEDKMPAWTPDTVNQFGQDDIYVEMTFVRTLEEHGWDATPKQAGIDFANSGYELWHANKFGRKNLRAGIAPPDSGHPKFNSHADDIDYQIEADFSGILAPGMPGLVLELGEKFGRLMNYGDGLYGGVFIGGMYSAAFFEKDIAKIIEAGLACIPSGSQYHECISDVVRWHAEHPDDWEAAWKKLDAKYQRNPEYRKGSCGTENGFNIDAKMNGACIVMGLLYGAGDPDQTIIVSTRCGHDSDCNPSSAAGVLFTSLGMENTPKKFHEALKRDVKFSHTAYDFDGLMRVCENLVRQAVVRAGGCVEKDDAGNEVLVIPVKAPVPGPLEQCWAPGPVADSKYTPEEMAKITAKEDK from the coding sequence ATGAAACATGCCTGTATCTGCGCAATGACCCTTCTGGCCGCCGCCGCCGCCTCGGCGCAGTGCGCCGACCCCGGCGTCGAGTGCCGCCGCCTGCCCATGGACGAATACCGCGGCCGCATGCAGGCCGCCTGGATCGGCCAGATGGCCGGCGTCGGCTGGGGCGCCCCCACGGAGTTCAATTTCAACGGCGTCATCGTCCCCGAGGACAAGATGCCCGCCTGGACCCCGGACACGGTGAACCAGTTCGGCCAGGACGACATCTACGTGGAGATGACCTTCGTGCGCACCCTGGAGGAGCACGGCTGGGACGCCACGCCGAAGCAGGCGGGCATTGACTTCGCCAACAGCGGCTACGAGCTGTGGCACGCGAACAAGTTCGGGCGCAAGAACCTGCGCGCCGGCATCGCCCCGCCCGACTCCGGACACCCGAAGTTCAACAGCCACGCCGACGACATTGACTACCAGATCGAGGCCGACTTCAGCGGCATCCTGGCCCCCGGCATGCCCGGGCTGGTCCTGGAGCTGGGCGAGAAATTCGGCCGCCTCATGAACTACGGCGACGGCCTCTACGGCGGGGTCTTCATCGGCGGCATGTACAGCGCCGCCTTCTTCGAGAAGGACATCGCGAAAATCATCGAGGCCGGCCTCGCCTGCATCCCCTCCGGAAGCCAGTACCACGAGTGCATCAGCGACGTGGTGCGCTGGCACGCCGAGCACCCGGACGACTGGGAGGCCGCCTGGAAGAAGCTGGACGCCAAGTACCAGCGCAACCCGGAGTACCGCAAGGGCTCCTGCGGCACCGAGAACGGCTTCAACATTGACGCCAAGATGAACGGCGCGTGCATCGTCATGGGCCTGCTCTACGGCGCGGGCGACCCCGACCAGACCATCATCGTCTCCACCCGCTGCGGCCACGACTCCGACTGCAACCCGTCCAGCGCCGCAGGCGTCCTTTTCACCTCCCTCGGCATGGAGAACACCCCGAAGAAGTTTCACGAGGCCCTCAAGCGCGATGTCAAGTTCAGCCACACGGCCTACGATTTCGACGGGCTCATGCGGGTCTGTGAAAACCTCGTGCGCCAGGCCGTGGTCCGCGCCGGCGGCTGCGTGGAGAAGGACGACGCCGGCAACGAGGTTCTCGTGATCCCCGTCAAGGCCCCCGTGCCCGGGCCGCTGGAGCAGTGCTGGGCCCCCGGCCCCGTCGCCGACAGCAAATACACCCCCGAGGAAATGGCCAAGATCACGGCAAAAGAGGACAAGTAG
- a CDS encoding DUF1559 domain-containing protein yields MRKKGFTLIELLVVIAIIGILAAILLPALARARESARRASCQNNLKQWGLVLKMYNNEAKGAFPPIQVMPGVGQDPTKPDVAAGPAVAAIYPEYLTDPNITLCPSDAGLSDHQADLFNADGTPLFSHEPGMIDASYAYLGWCFDNAKLTATVGQFTYLGTLLPLLGDDANLDANTKVPTQIAAALDGIVYDNLSIATEVIDDPYALARIFDADVELQNPWNTSGNGGGGKIYRLREGIERFLITDINNPGAANMAQSTLWIMLDTLTTGTGEALFNHVPGGCNVLFMDGHVEFIRYQGVPGWDTIDVASAQVGMAGATAPVLPSVAALVGAF; encoded by the coding sequence ATGCGCAAGAAAGGATTCACACTTATTGAGCTGCTTGTCGTGATTGCGATCATCGGTATCCTGGCGGCGATTCTGCTGCCGGCCCTGGCGCGCGCCCGCGAGTCCGCCCGCCGCGCCTCCTGCCAGAACAACCTCAAGCAATGGGGTCTGGTCTTGAAGATGTACAACAACGAGGCCAAGGGTGCTTTCCCCCCGATCCAGGTCATGCCGGGCGTCGGCCAGGATCCGACCAAGCCTGACGTGGCCGCCGGTCCGGCTGTCGCGGCCATTTACCCTGAGTATCTGACGGACCCCAACATCACCCTCTGCCCCTCCGACGCGGGGTTGAGCGATCATCAGGCAGACCTGTTCAATGCCGACGGTACGCCCCTTTTTTCCCATGAGCCCGGCATGATTGACGCGTCCTACGCCTACCTCGGCTGGTGTTTCGACAACGCCAAGCTGACGGCCACAGTCGGACAGTTCACGTATCTTGGGACCCTTCTTCCCCTGCTGGGCGACGATGCCAACTTGGACGCCAACACGAAGGTTCCGACACAGATCGCCGCCGCGCTTGACGGCATCGTGTATGACAACCTTTCCATCGCGACCGAGGTCATCGACGATCCGTACGCGCTGGCGCGCATCTTTGACGCGGATGTGGAGCTCCAGAACCCGTGGAACACCTCCGGCAACGGCGGCGGCGGCAAGATTTATCGTCTGCGGGAGGGCATTGAGCGCTTTCTGATCACGGACATCAACAATCCCGGCGCGGCCAATATGGCGCAGAGCACGCTGTGGATCATGCTCGACACCCTGACCACCGGCACGGGCGAGGCGCTCTTCAACCATGTGCCCGGCGGCTGCAACGTGCTGTTCATGGACGGCCATGTGGAGTTCATCCGGTATCAGGGCGTGCCGGGCTGGGACACGATTGACGTTGCCAGCGCCCAAGTCGGCATGGCCGGTGCCACCGCGCCCGTCCTTCCGTCGGTTGCCGCGTTGGTGGGCGCCTTCTAA
- a CDS encoding aminotransferase class I/II-fold pyridoxal phosphate-dependent enzyme, with protein MSKSKRVPEFGKAGLSTRSVHAGEDRFRYADSITTPIVQTSTFAFKDTADIEDYTKHGKERYEYGRYGGPTEKVAEGRLSALCGAEDCVLFSSGMSAITTTILALVRGGDHIVITDDAYKKTLEFCNSYLQRFGVECTVVPFGDYAALEAAIRRNTRFIFSESPTNPYLNIFDLERLREIARRHGVLTIIDATFATPLNQRPLEFGVDLEIHSATKYLAGHNDILAGAVLGRTELVEEIRALHKAMGGVIDPHCCYLLLRGLKTFSVRMAAHNAAGMALARFLEGHPQVRRVYYPGLESHPHHAIAAAQMTGFGGVVTFDIKGTLDMAKRFLDGLKLCYIAPSLGGVETLITHPALVSYYNYTRKERYALGITDTLIRVAAGIEDAADIIADIDNALRRSAKKA; from the coding sequence ATGTCGAAAAGCAAGCGCGTTCCGGAGTTCGGGAAGGCCGGCCTCTCCACCCGCTCCGTGCACGCGGGGGAGGACCGGTTCCGCTACGCCGACTCCATCACCACCCCCATCGTGCAGACGTCCACCTTCGCCTTCAAGGACACGGCGGACATCGAGGACTACACCAAGCACGGAAAGGAGCGCTACGAGTACGGGCGCTACGGCGGACCCACGGAGAAGGTGGCCGAAGGGCGCCTCTCCGCGCTCTGCGGCGCGGAGGACTGCGTTCTCTTCTCCTCCGGCATGAGCGCCATCACGACGACCATCCTCGCGCTGGTGCGCGGCGGCGACCACATCGTCATTACCGACGACGCCTACAAGAAGACCCTGGAGTTCTGCAACTCCTACCTCCAGCGCTTCGGCGTGGAGTGCACCGTCGTGCCCTTCGGCGACTACGCCGCCCTCGAGGCCGCCATCCGCAGAAACACCCGGTTCATCTTCTCCGAGTCGCCGACCAACCCCTATCTCAACATCTTTGACCTGGAGCGCCTGCGGGAAATCGCCCGGCGGCACGGCGTGCTCACGATCATTGACGCGACCTTCGCCACCCCGCTGAACCAGCGCCCGCTGGAGTTCGGCGTGGACCTGGAGATCCACAGCGCCACCAAGTACCTCGCCGGGCACAACGACATCCTCGCCGGGGCCGTGCTGGGCCGGACGGAGCTGGTGGAGGAGATCCGCGCCCTGCACAAGGCCATGGGCGGCGTCATTGACCCGCACTGCTGCTACCTGCTCCTGCGCGGACTCAAGACCTTCTCCGTGCGCATGGCCGCGCACAACGCCGCCGGCATGGCTCTCGCCCGCTTCCTGGAGGGGCACCCGCAGGTCCGGCGCGTGTACTACCCCGGCCTGGAGAGCCACCCGCACCACGCCATCGCCGCCGCCCAGATGACCGGATTCGGCGGCGTGGTCACCTTTGACATCAAGGGCACGCTGGACATGGCCAAGCGCTTCCTTGACGGGCTGAAGCTGTGCTACATTGCCCCCAGCCTGGGCGGCGTGGAGACCCTGATCACCCACCCGGCCCTCGTCAGCTACTACAACTACACCCGCAAGGAGCGCTACGCCCTCGGCATCACGGACACGCTCATCCGCGTGGCCGCCGGCATCGAGGACGCCGCGGACATCATCGCCGACATTGACAACGCCCTGCGCCGGAGCGCCAAAAAGGCCTGA
- a CDS encoding 4Fe-4S binding protein: MIGPLRARLSQGYRTGNYPETVPELPERYRGLPALDPEKCAAGCGACADVCPTGAVSTASGKAALDMGRCLFCGECAAACPPRALTFTREHRLASHGREGLTVAGADWRQDAGRRGEELRRLFGRSFRLRQVSAGGCNACEADTNVLGTLVFDLGRFGIQFVASPRHADGILVTGPVSRNMEGALLKTYEAVPDPKVVIAVGACAVSGGAYAGHDEVVPGGVGALLPVDLWVPGCPPHPLTILDGLLRLIGRVR; the protein is encoded by the coding sequence ATGATCGGACCACTCAGAGCCAGACTCAGCCAGGGGTACCGGACGGGGAATTACCCCGAAACGGTGCCGGAGCTCCCGGAACGCTACCGGGGGCTGCCCGCCCTCGACCCCGAAAAGTGCGCGGCCGGCTGCGGCGCGTGCGCCGACGTCTGCCCGACCGGCGCGGTTTCCACCGCCTCCGGAAAGGCCGCGCTCGACATGGGACGGTGCCTCTTCTGCGGGGAATGCGCCGCGGCCTGCCCGCCCCGGGCGCTGACGTTCACGCGGGAACACCGCCTGGCGTCCCACGGGCGCGAAGGACTGACCGTCGCCGGCGCGGACTGGCGGCAGGACGCCGGACGGCGCGGCGAGGAGCTGCGGCGGCTTTTCGGGCGCTCGTTCCGCCTGCGGCAGGTGAGCGCCGGGGGCTGCAACGCCTGCGAGGCGGACACGAATGTGCTGGGCACGCTGGTGTTTGACCTGGGCCGCTTCGGCATCCAGTTTGTCGCGTCGCCCCGGCACGCCGACGGCATTCTGGTCACGGGGCCGGTCTCCCGCAACATGGAGGGGGCGCTGCTGAAGACTTACGAGGCGGTGCCGGACCCCAAAGTGGTCATCGCCGTGGGGGCCTGCGCGGTGTCGGGCGGGGCGTATGCCGGGCACGACGAGGTGGTGCCGGGGGGCGTCGGCGCGCTGCTGCCGGTGGACCTTTGGGTGCCCGGGTGCCCGCCGCATCCGCTCACGATTCTCGACGGCCTGCTGCGGCTGATTGGCCGCGTCCGGTAG
- a CDS encoding hydrogenase 4 subunit F, translating into MNAAGFLWILIALPLLGAGACLACRSRGGVMAVIRAGVLLWAAAALVFVRGVRAEGSLSAGWGWLHLDALSAYHLLVMTAVFTLSSLYLPAYFRGEPAEHRTDSAGMRRFGALWFGALAAMALVLLSDNIGILWVGIEATTLVTAFLICTHRTPESMEAMWKYLIICSVGVAFAFMGTLFAGAAASGLHYPGSQALLWTCLNENAARLDPVLMKAAFLFLLVGYGTKAGIAPMHSWLPDAHSQAPAPVSALFSGFMLNAALYAVMRYMPLVETATGNTGWSHRLLLFFGLASLLTAAAFIGSQRDLKRLLAYCSIEHIGIIAIGLGLGGFGVFAALLHTLNHSLAKSLAFFAAGRLGQMHGTHDMRRLAGSLKTAPVWGGALLVSLLVLVGAAPFAVFLSELILLVVAAGQGAYWTLGLFLAGAAAVFVGILRNAIPLAWGDPAGVPRPERAGVTEKLLVAVCVGALLLLGVWLPGPLTDMLGAAVHIVEGAPHEL; encoded by the coding sequence ATGAACGCCGCCGGATTCCTTTGGATTCTGATCGCCCTGCCCCTGCTGGGGGCCGGGGCGTGCCTCGCCTGCCGGTCGCGCGGCGGGGTCATGGCGGTCATCCGCGCGGGGGTGCTGTTGTGGGCCGCCGCGGCCCTCGTCTTTGTCCGGGGGGTCCGCGCGGAGGGTTCGCTGTCGGCCGGGTGGGGCTGGCTCCACCTCGACGCGCTCTCGGCGTACCACCTGCTGGTGATGACGGCAGTCTTCACACTGAGCTCCCTGTATCTGCCCGCCTATTTCCGGGGGGAGCCCGCGGAGCACCGGACGGACTCGGCGGGGATGCGGCGCTTCGGCGCGCTCTGGTTCGGGGCGCTGGCGGCCATGGCGCTGGTGCTGCTCTCCGACAACATCGGCATTCTGTGGGTGGGCATCGAGGCGACCACGCTGGTGACCGCGTTCCTCATCTGCACCCACCGGACCCCGGAGTCCATGGAGGCGATGTGGAAATACCTCATCATCTGCTCCGTGGGCGTGGCCTTCGCCTTCATGGGCACCCTCTTCGCCGGCGCGGCGGCCAGCGGGCTGCACTATCCGGGGTCGCAGGCGCTGCTTTGGACCTGCCTCAATGAAAACGCGGCGCGTTTGGACCCGGTGCTGATGAAGGCGGCCTTCCTGTTTCTGCTCGTGGGCTACGGCACGAAGGCGGGCATCGCCCCGATGCACAGCTGGCTGCCGGACGCGCACAGCCAGGCGCCCGCGCCGGTGTCCGCCCTGTTCTCCGGCTTCATGCTGAACGCCGCCCTCTACGCGGTCATGCGGTACATGCCCCTGGTGGAGACAGCCACAGGAAACACGGGCTGGAGCCACCGGCTGCTGCTGTTCTTCGGCCTGGCCTCGCTCCTGACCGCCGCGGCGTTCATCGGCTCCCAGCGCGACCTGAAGCGGCTCCTGGCCTACTGCAGCATCGAGCACATCGGCATCATCGCCATCGGGCTGGGACTGGGCGGGTTCGGCGTCTTCGCCGCCCTGCTGCACACGCTCAACCACTCCCTCGCCAAGTCGCTGGCCTTCTTCGCCGCCGGCCGCCTCGGCCAGATGCACGGAACGCACGACATGCGGCGTCTGGCGGGCTCGCTGAAGACGGCCCCCGTGTGGGGCGGGGCGCTGCTGGTGAGCCTGCTGGTGCTGGTCGGCGCGGCGCCGTTTGCGGTGTTCCTGAGCGAGCTGATTCTCCTGGTGGTGGCGGCCGGCCAGGGCGCCTATTGGACCCTCGGCCTGTTTCTCGCGGGGGCGGCCGCCGTCTTCGTGGGCATCCTGCGGAACGCGATTCCCCTGGCCTGGGGCGATCCCGCGGGCGTTCCCCGGCCCGAGCGCGCGGGCGTGACCGAGAAGCTGCTGGTCGCCGTGTGCGTGGGCGCCCTGCTGCTGCTGGGAGTCTGGCTGCCCGGCCCGCTGACGGACATGCTCGGGGCCGCTGTCCACATCGTGGAGGGAGCCCCCCATGAGCTGTGA
- a CDS encoding hydrogenase, producing the protein MNIVIDTALLALIVSSMLLLGFSQIRSCIRAVAVQGFVLGALPLVAHGSGLVVSTLLLSAVTVALKGVVFPRVLFRFLREADVRREVEPFVGHAASVLVGFLSLAGSVWMCSRFPVFPGNPPPLVVPVSFFMVFVGLFIIVSRKKAVSQILGYLVMENGMYVFGVVVLRDMPLLVDLGVLLDAFAAVFVMGVAVHHITREFDHMDVDQLDTLKG; encoded by the coding sequence GTGAACATCGTCATAGACACCGCCCTGCTCGCGCTGATCGTCTCCAGCATGCTGCTGCTGGGGTTCAGTCAGATCCGGTCGTGCATCCGCGCCGTCGCGGTTCAGGGCTTCGTGCTGGGGGCGCTCCCGCTGGTCGCGCACGGGAGCGGGCTGGTGGTCTCGACCCTGCTGCTGAGCGCGGTGACCGTCGCGCTGAAAGGGGTCGTCTTCCCCCGGGTGCTGTTCCGCTTCCTCCGGGAGGCCGATGTCCGCCGGGAGGTGGAGCCCTTCGTGGGGCACGCCGCCTCCGTGCTGGTCGGGTTCCTCTCCCTGGCCGGTTCCGTGTGGATGTGCTCGCGGTTCCCGGTGTTTCCCGGGAATCCTCCGCCGCTGGTGGTGCCCGTGTCCTTCTTCATGGTGTTTGTGGGGCTCTTCATCATTGTGAGCCGGAAAAAGGCGGTCAGCCAGATTCTCGGCTATCTCGTCATGGAAAACGGCATGTACGTCTTCGGCGTGGTCGTCCTGCGCGACATGCCGCTGCTGGTGGACCTGGGCGTCCTGCTGGACGCCTTTGCCGCGGTCTTTGTGATGGGCGTGGCGGTCCACCACATCACCCGCGAATTTGACCACATGGACGTGGACCAGCTGGACACGCTGAAAGGCTGA
- a CDS encoding PaaI family thioesterase, with product MKDQHNGVRPLPVSKTCFVCGEENAVGLRGRFYVEDDRVKIRMSADDRHCGYPGVVHGGVVAALLDESMGWAAARSLKLMCVTAELMVRYVKSAPPDPSLVVEAWTTRAHRRMAHCEARLIGPDGEVYARAEGKFIPLDAEHTLAVDDGMVYRGGEERVFERLRGDVSANG from the coding sequence ATGAAAGATCAGCACAACGGCGTCCGGCCCCTGCCCGTCTCGAAGACCTGTTTTGTCTGCGGCGAGGAGAACGCGGTCGGCCTGCGGGGCCGGTTCTATGTGGAGGACGACCGGGTGAAAATCCGGATGAGCGCGGATGACCGGCATTGCGGGTATCCGGGGGTGGTGCATGGCGGGGTGGTGGCGGCGCTGCTGGACGAGAGCATGGGCTGGGCCGCGGCGCGGTCGCTGAAGCTGATGTGCGTGACGGCGGAGCTGATGGTGCGCTATGTCAAGTCCGCGCCGCCGGACCCGTCGCTGGTGGTGGAGGCGTGGACCACGCGGGCCCACCGGCGCATGGCGCACTGCGAGGCGCGGCTCATTGGCCCGGACGGGGAGGTGTACGCCCGCGCGGAGGGGAAGTTCATCCCCTTGGACGCGGAGCACACGCTGGCGGTGGACGACGGCATGGTCTACCGGGGCGGCGAGGAGCGGGTGTTCGAGCGCCTGCGCGGGGACGTATCGGCGAACGGCTGA